A section of the Rubritalea squalenifaciens DSM 18772 genome encodes:
- the miaB gene encoding tRNA (N6-isopentenyl adenosine(37)-C2)-methylthiotransferase MiaB, which yields MPKVFIKTYGCQMNERDSEQVARMFTEGGYTVTGDESDADAILVNTCSVRDQAEQKAIGKMTHMARHRARKPHVVYGFMGCMAQSRGAELFQNVPHLDVVVGTQKYHKVFEYVDGILSKRLERRMDELELSMTGESVCDIEEEEGSQNTIRDHVTENINPSSFVSIMQGCNMKCSYCIVPDTRGKERGRPISDIVEEVKKLRDRGVVEVTLLGQIVNLYGRTEFDKIDGKSPFVQLLEQVSDVDGIERIRFTSPHPIGYRDDLVAAFTYLPKLCSHIHFPMQSGSDTILRAMRRPYKNEKFVEICEKMKAARPDMAITTDIIVGFPGETEQDFQDTVDTVKRLQFDNAFVFRYSPRRNTPAAEMENQLPESVKEERNQALLSVVNEIAIRKNDALVGTEQEILCTGASKNNKETLSGRTSQNKIVIFNGDHDRMTGKIFPVKVEESTGFTLYGTPVIH from the coding sequence ATGCCAAAAGTATTCATCAAGACCTACGGATGCCAGATGAACGAGCGTGACTCCGAGCAAGTCGCCCGCATGTTCACAGAAGGTGGATATACCGTCACTGGAGACGAATCCGATGCCGATGCCATCCTGGTGAATACATGTTCCGTTCGTGATCAGGCTGAGCAAAAGGCCATCGGCAAGATGACTCACATGGCCAGACACCGTGCCCGCAAGCCACACGTGGTGTATGGCTTCATGGGCTGCATGGCTCAGTCCCGCGGTGCCGAGCTTTTCCAGAACGTTCCTCATCTTGACGTGGTGGTTGGCACCCAGAAGTACCACAAAGTTTTTGAATACGTGGACGGCATTCTCTCCAAGCGCCTCGAGCGCCGCATGGACGAACTCGAACTCTCCATGACCGGTGAGTCCGTCTGTGACATCGAGGAAGAAGAAGGTTCCCAGAACACGATCCGTGACCACGTCACTGAAAATATCAATCCGTCTTCCTTCGTCTCCATCATGCAGGGCTGCAACATGAAGTGCTCCTACTGCATCGTGCCAGACACCCGAGGCAAAGAGCGTGGCCGTCCGATCAGCGACATCGTCGAGGAAGTGAAGAAGCTCCGTGACCGTGGCGTGGTAGAAGTCACCCTACTCGGTCAGATTGTGAACCTTTATGGCCGCACCGAGTTCGACAAGATCGACGGCAAGTCACCATTCGTCCAACTACTGGAGCAGGTCAGCGACGTCGACGGTATCGAGCGTATCCGTTTCACTTCCCCTCACCCGATCGGTTACCGCGATGATCTCGTAGCCGCATTCACCTACTTACCGAAACTTTGCTCTCACATCCATTTCCCGATGCAGAGTGGTAGCGATACCATCTTGCGCGCTATGCGCCGCCCATACAAGAACGAGAAGTTTGTGGAAATCTGCGAAAAGATGAAGGCCGCCCGACCTGACATGGCCATCACCACAGACATTATTGTTGGTTTCCCTGGTGAGACCGAGCAGGACTTCCAAGACACCGTGGACACGGTCAAGCGCCTGCAATTCGACAACGCCTTCGTCTTCCGCTATTCCCCTCGCCGCAACACGCCTGCAGCAGAAATGGAAAACCAGCTTCCCGAAAGCGTAAAGGAAGAGCGCAACCAGGCCCTTCTCTCCGTGGTCAACGAGATTGCGATCAGAAAGAACGATGCCCTCGTAGGCACCGAACAAGAAATTCTCTGCACTGGAGCTTCCAAGAACAACAAGGAGACTCTCTCCGGTCGCACCAGCCAGAACAAGATTGTGATCTTCAATGGCGACCACGACCGCATGACTGGCAAAATCTTCCCGGTCAAAGTAGAGGAGTCTACCGGCTTCACCCTCTACGGCACACCGGTCATTCACTAG